A section of the Oryza sativa Japonica Group chromosome 1, ASM3414082v1 genome encodes:
- the LOC4326851 gene encoding uncharacterized protein, with amino-acid sequence MSGMPSDEATGQVRLEGDVSDKKEEKTQEQSEASGMPSPQEEEAAIKKKYGGILPKRTPHITKDHDRAYFDSADWALGKQGGSHKPKGPLEALRPKLQPTQQHARARRTPYASADNDECMNLPPEDLIQNGDPIEDKNKEEQ; translated from the exons ATGTCTGGAATGCCATCTGATGAGGCAACTGGTCAAGTGAGGCTCGAAGGAGATGTTTCTgacaaaaaggaagaaaaaactcAAGAGCAGAGCGAAGCAAGTGGAATGCCCTCACCACAAGAAGAG GAAGCAGCCATCAAGAAAAAATATGGTGGAATACTGCCCAAGAGGACGCCACATATAACTAAG GATCATGATCGGGCTTACTTTGATTCTGCTGATTGGGCTCTAGGCAAG CAAGGTGGAAGCCACAAACCTAAAGGGCCTCTTGAAGCACTTCGACCAAAACTTCAG CCTACTCAACAACATGCACGTGCTCGGCGGACTCCCTATGCATCTGCTGACAATGATG AGTGTATGAATTTGCCTCCTGAGGATTTGATCCAGAATGGTGATCCCATCGAAGACAAGAACAAGGAAGAACAGTAA